From the Desulfovibrio sp. JY genome, one window contains:
- a CDS encoding cyclic nucleotide-binding domain-containing protein: protein MEQGQREAEIATIATHLGSLKLAAGFTAEEVRLLAAYLQESAFPAGTVVIQEGRKANSLAFMEEGVVTIQKEDTGAPERHIIDLSRDAVIGEIAFFDNEPRSATVVAKTDVRLLVLTREQFDALAAEQPQLAIKVLFAVGQVLSRRLRQVTGRFVGLLA, encoded by the coding sequence GTGGAACAGGGACAACGGGAAGCGGAAATCGCCACCATCGCCACGCACCTCGGCAGCCTCAAACTCGCGGCCGGTTTCACCGCCGAGGAAGTCCGGCTCCTTGCCGCCTACCTTCAGGAAAGCGCCTTTCCGGCCGGCACGGTCGTTATTCAGGAAGGCCGCAAGGCCAATTCCCTGGCCTTCATGGAAGAGGGCGTGGTGACCATCCAGAAAGAGGATACCGGCGCGCCCGAACGGCACATCATCGACCTGAGCCGTGACGCCGTCATCGGGGAGATCGCCTTTTTCGACAACGAGCCGCGTTCGGCCACGGTGGTGGCCAAGACCGACGTGCGCCTCCTGGTCCTGACCCGCGAGCAGTTCGACGCCCTGGCCGCCGAACAGCCGCAACTGGCCATCAAGGTCCTTTTCGCCGTGGGCCAGGTCCTCAGCCGCCGCCTGCGCCAGGTGACGGGGCGCTTCGTGGGTTTGCTGGCCTAG
- a CDS encoding PocR ligand-binding domain-containing protein: MQRDRPTDTPPEQHGRQAGSDAPELGRRENSPGVPRFEDIFSLEDIQRIQDAFAAAADVASLITTPDGRPLTKPSNFTTFCRDCIRSTPKGRANCTRSDVTLGQACLHGPAVANCLSGGLLDGATPIYFGQRHIATWLIGQVADESFDAAAAMAYAREIGADEDAFRQALQKVPHMSRERFTKVCTALHRFAEHLSTLALTNHQQSLFIDDLRQAQAGLKIRDRNLADIIEFLPDPTMVVDAQGSVIFWNKAMEKLTGISAVDMLGKSHFEYGTPFYGTPTPLLIDYARGAVGQPDARYAVADLGVDSIIAEVAVAALPRGPRHIWAKAVALRDETGRITGGIEVIRDITDKQRANLALRESEEKFRRIVETANEGVWVLDADHKTAFVNRRMAAMLGCAPEEMPGRPMDPYLTGKSLVTVREHLEKLRQGQSPVFEHELRTVTDASLWVMVSASPLYDASGNYIGALGMFTDITARKKIEEELAESRQRLEAQVEERTRDLRLQALELAEANIRLSELDRLKSAFLSTVSHELRTPLTSILGFAKLIGRDFNEQFLPLAEGTPALQARGRRIAANLGVVYGEAERLTRLINDVLDLNRIESGNMLWRDTRFNPMEVLGTTARNIKGLLAQRPELSFVLEADEDVPEVCMDPDQLIQVATNLLQNAVKFTREGTVCMTVRREGESLLLAIADSGIGIPAEELEAIFGKFHQVGRGDTMRETTKGTGLGLAICRQIVHHYGGRIWAESQPGQGSVFYVLLPGCDAARPEAPAKMATA, from the coding sequence ATGCAACGCGACAGACCCACCGACACGCCCCCGGAACAACATGGCCGGCAGGCAGGCAGCGACGCCCCTGAGCTCGGCCGGCGGGAAAACTCCCCCGGGGTCCCTCGTTTCGAGGACATCTTTTCCCTGGAAGATATCCAGCGCATCCAGGACGCCTTTGCCGCCGCCGCCGATGTCGCCTCCCTCATCACCACTCCCGACGGCCGTCCCCTGACCAAGCCAAGCAATTTCACAACCTTTTGCCGTGATTGCATCCGCAGCACGCCCAAAGGGCGCGCCAACTGCACCCGCTCGGACGTCACCCTCGGTCAGGCCTGCCTCCATGGCCCGGCTGTGGCCAATTGCCTAAGCGGCGGGCTGCTCGACGGGGCAACCCCCATCTATTTCGGCCAGCGCCATATCGCCACCTGGCTGATCGGCCAAGTGGCCGACGAATCCTTCGATGCCGCGGCCGCCATGGCCTACGCCCGGGAAATCGGCGCCGACGAGGACGCCTTCCGCCAGGCACTACAAAAGGTGCCCCACATGTCCCGGGAACGGTTCACCAAGGTCTGTACGGCCCTGCACCGCTTTGCCGAACATCTCTCCACCCTGGCGCTGACCAACCACCAGCAGTCGCTTTTCATCGACGATCTGCGCCAGGCCCAGGCGGGGCTCAAAATCCGCGACCGTAACCTGGCCGACATCATCGAGTTCCTCCCCGACCCGACCATGGTCGTCGATGCGCAGGGTTCCGTGATTTTCTGGAACAAGGCCATGGAAAAGCTCACCGGCATCTCGGCCGTGGACATGCTCGGCAAATCGCATTTCGAATACGGGACGCCTTTTTACGGAACCCCGACGCCCCTTTTGATCGACTATGCCCGGGGCGCCGTGGGCCAGCCGGACGCACGCTACGCCGTGGCGGACTTGGGCGTGGATTCCATCATCGCGGAGGTCGCCGTGGCGGCCCTGCCCCGGGGGCCCCGCCATATCTGGGCCAAGGCCGTGGCCCTTCGCGACGAGACGGGCAGGATCACCGGCGGCATCGAAGTCATCCGGGACATTACGGACAAGCAGCGGGCCAATCTGGCCTTGCGGGAGAGCGAGGAGAAATTCCGCCGCATCGTGGAAACCGCCAACGAAGGGGTCTGGGTGCTCGATGCCGACCACAAGACGGCCTTCGTCAACCGTCGCATGGCCGCCATGCTCGGCTGCGCGCCGGAAGAAATGCCCGGCCGCCCGATGGATCCCTACCTGACGGGAAAATCCCTGGTCACTGTCCGGGAGCATCTGGAAAAACTGCGCCAGGGACAAAGCCCGGTGTTCGAACACGAGCTCCGGACCGTTACGGATGCATCGCTCTGGGTCATGGTGTCGGCAAGTCCCCTCTACGACGCCTCGGGCAACTACATCGGCGCGCTCGGCATGTTCACGGACATCACGGCCAGAAAAAAAATCGAGGAGGAGTTGGCCGAAAGCCGTCAGCGCCTCGAGGCCCAAGTGGAGGAACGCACCCGCGACCTGCGCCTGCAAGCACTGGAACTGGCCGAGGCCAACATACGCCTCAGCGAACTCGACCGCCTCAAGTCGGCCTTCTTGTCCACGGTGTCCCACGAACTGCGCACCCCCCTGACCTCCATCCTGGGCTTCGCCAAGTTGATAGGGCGCGATTTCAACGAGCAGTTCCTGCCTCTGGCCGAAGGCACCCCGGCCTTGCAAGCTAGGGGCCGGCGCATCGCCGCCAACCTGGGCGTGGTCTACGGCGAGGCCGAGCGCCTCACGCGCCTGATCAACGACGTCCTGGACCTCAACCGCATCGAGTCCGGCAACATGCTCTGGCGCGACACGCGCTTCAACCCCATGGAAGTGCTCGGGACAACAGCCCGCAATATCAAAGGCCTCCTGGCCCAGCGGCCGGAACTCTCCTTTGTCCTCGAGGCGGATGAGGATGTCCCGGAAGTCTGCATGGACCCGGACCAGCTGATTCAGGTCGCAACCAACTTGCTGCAAAACGCGGTGAAATTCACCCGGGAAGGCACGGTGTGCATGACGGTCCGGCGCGAAGGCGAGTCGCTTTTGCTCGCCATCGCCGATTCCGGGATCGGGATTCCGGCCGAGGAACTGGAAGCCATTTTCGGCAAGTTCCATCAGGTCGGCCGCGGCGACACCATGCGGGAAACGACCAAAGGAACGGGGCTTGGCCTGGCCATCTGCCGGCAGATCGTGCACCATTACGGCGGCCGGATCTGGGCGGAGTCACAGCCCGGCCAGGGCAGCGTCTTTTACGTGCTCCTGCCCGGTTGCGACGCCGCCCGGCCCGAAGCGCCGGCCAAGATGGCGACCGCCTGA
- the asnS gene encoding asparagine--tRNA ligase — translation MSMRRTTVQAALQGVGSGAEARVMGWVRTRRDAKGFSFLEINDGSCLTNLQVIVDAGVHGADVLKDLGTGAAVAVTGELVPSPGKGQRFELRATGLELLGAADPEAYPLQKKRHSDEFLRTIAHLRPRTNKYGAMLRLRSALGQAVHAFFAARGFAWVQTPIITGSDCEGAGEMFRVTALSDAEACLPSGERASRDFFGKDAYLTVSGQLSAEPLALALGQVYTFGPTFRAEHSDTSRHAAEFWMLEPEMAFADLDDDMDLGEALLKHLVGVAVNDCAEDFGLFAKYVDPSLPETLGAILEKPFVRLPYAEAVDILSRAEAKFQFPVGFGCDLQSEHERYLTEKHFKRPVVVYDYPKEIKAFYMRQNDDGQTVAAMDVLVPGIGEIIGGSAREERLDVLTERIRELSLPMESYWWYLDTRRFGTVPHAGFGLGFERLVMLVTGIGNIRDVMAFARTWRHLEF, via the coding sequence GCGGGGCCGAGGCCCGCGTCATGGGTTGGGTGCGCACCCGCCGTGACGCCAAGGGGTTTTCGTTCCTGGAAATAAACGACGGTTCCTGTTTGACCAACCTGCAAGTGATCGTGGATGCGGGCGTGCACGGCGCCGACGTCCTCAAGGATCTCGGCACGGGCGCGGCGGTGGCCGTGACCGGCGAGCTGGTTCCCTCGCCCGGCAAGGGGCAGCGCTTCGAGCTGCGGGCAACGGGCCTGGAACTGCTCGGCGCGGCCGATCCCGAAGCCTATCCGCTCCAGAAAAAACGCCACTCCGACGAATTCCTGCGCACCATCGCCCATTTGCGACCGCGCACCAACAAGTACGGGGCCATGCTGCGCCTGCGCTCGGCCCTGGGCCAGGCCGTGCACGCCTTTTTCGCCGCGCGCGGCTTCGCCTGGGTCCAGACGCCCATCATCACCGGTTCGGATTGCGAGGGCGCGGGCGAGATGTTCCGGGTCACGGCGCTTTCCGACGCCGAGGCCTGCCTGCCGTCCGGGGAACGGGCCAGCCGGGATTTTTTCGGCAAGGACGCCTACCTCACCGTTTCGGGTCAGCTTTCGGCCGAACCGCTCGCCCTGGCCCTGGGGCAAGTCTACACCTTTGGCCCCACCTTTCGGGCCGAGCACTCCGACACCTCGCGCCATGCCGCCGAATTCTGGATGCTCGAGCCTGAGATGGCCTTTGCCGACCTGGACGATGACATGGACCTGGGCGAGGCCCTGCTCAAGCATCTGGTCGGGGTGGCTGTAAACGACTGTGCCGAGGATTTCGGGCTGTTCGCCAAATACGTGGACCCGTCCCTGCCCGAAACGCTGGGGGCGATCCTCGAGAAGCCTTTCGTGCGCCTGCCCTACGCCGAGGCCGTGGATATTTTGTCCAGGGCGGAGGCCAAGTTCCAGTTTCCGGTCGGGTTCGGCTGCGATCTGCAAAGCGAGCACGAGCGGTACCTGACCGAGAAGCATTTCAAGCGGCCGGTGGTGGTCTACGACTATCCCAAGGAGATCAAGGCGTTTTACATGCGCCAAAATGACGACGGCCAAACGGTCGCGGCCATGGACGTGCTGGTTCCGGGTATCGGCGAGATTATCGGCGGCAGCGCCCGCGAGGAGCGCCTGGACGTGCTGACCGAGCGCATCCGCGAGTTGTCGCTGCCCATGGAGAGCTACTGGTGGTACCTGGACACGCGTCGTTTCGGTACCGTGCCCCATGCCGGTTTTGGGCTGGGCTTCGAGCGGCTGGTCATGCTCGTCACCGGCATCGGCAACATCCGCGACGTCATGGCCTTTGCCCGCACCTGGCGGCATCTGGAGTTTTAA
- a CDS encoding methyl-accepting chemotaxis protein: protein MRRMSIKWLLMTLGIASVIGAALTIFLLYLQQGRMFGYLEKIGNVDSPLLFHLQDVYAQGLQTEQATRNVILNPNDQKAKDNFAAADKKFRKALAAAASLARGDMARQLSGIEPQWNKSHDLKLQLMEMATAGDVKKAVTMLNTEETPLWRAIKNTVLSLVSVQQRVAADNLKAIEAGETSVFHMFLGMAIVSVILLMALIVFLIRGLGRGAAAIIDYAKTIGGGDFSTKPISGLPREFAQIAASLQEMVCYLETSLGYYQGIVRGIATPYVVVDTEEKLQLTNDSLMMLIEQSGTPQQHYGENVAGFFYGDSSRKTVLATAMAENKNIRKEVVMTSRKGNARNVLIDASPLYNTINGQLMGSLCVYLDFTELRRGEAAMQAQSNRMRETAREAQAIADSLAREIEDLTQRVNMVESGAMQQKDRIGETASAMDAMAEAVTEVAQNAAVADSLAEAAKEKAETGAGMVAGVVEAIRNVNRLADELRRDMDELGGQAEGIGKIMGVIADIADQTNLLALNAAIEAARAGDAGRGFAVVADEVRKLAEKTMTATKDVAGFITTMQQSTRKNIEKTEQTSLAIQDGTKKANDSGEMLQEIVGIVVKTSDQIRSMATAAEEQSATSEEIRRATEEINRIAIDTLEAMAASAKAVAELGGQARSLETVVSGLESGKEAIAA from the coding sequence ATGCGGCGAATGAGTATAAAATGGTTGTTAATGACACTGGGTATAGCAAGCGTCATAGGTGCAGCGCTCACCATCTTTCTTCTCTATTTGCAGCAAGGAAGGATGTTCGGTTATTTGGAAAAAATCGGGAATGTTGACAGCCCGTTGCTCTTTCATCTCCAGGATGTTTATGCCCAGGGGCTGCAAACGGAACAGGCCACCCGCAATGTGATTCTCAATCCCAACGATCAAAAGGCCAAAGATAATTTCGCCGCTGCCGACAAAAAGTTCCGCAAAGCCCTCGCGGCGGCCGCTTCACTGGCCCGTGGGGACATGGCCCGACAACTCTCCGGTATTGAACCGCAATGGAACAAGAGTCACGACCTCAAGCTGCAATTGATGGAAATGGCCACCGCCGGCGATGTGAAGAAAGCCGTGACCATGCTCAACACCGAGGAAACGCCCTTGTGGCGGGCCATAAAGAATACGGTGCTTTCCCTCGTCAGCGTGCAGCAACGTGTCGCGGCGGACAACCTCAAGGCCATCGAGGCCGGAGAAACCTCCGTTTTTCATATGTTCCTGGGCATGGCCATTGTTTCGGTGATCCTGCTCATGGCGCTGATCGTCTTTTTGATTCGCGGCCTTGGCCGGGGCGCGGCGGCCATTATCGATTACGCCAAGACCATCGGAGGCGGGGATTTCAGCACCAAGCCGATCTCGGGCCTGCCCCGAGAGTTCGCCCAGATCGCCGCGTCCTTGCAGGAGATGGTCTGTTATCTGGAAACCTCGCTTGGGTATTACCAGGGCATCGTGCGCGGCATCGCAACGCCCTACGTCGTGGTGGACACCGAGGAAAAGCTGCAGCTTACCAACGACAGCCTCATGATGCTGATCGAGCAATCCGGCACTCCGCAGCAGCATTACGGGGAAAACGTGGCCGGCTTTTTTTACGGGGATTCCTCGCGCAAGACCGTACTCGCCACCGCCATGGCCGAGAACAAAAACATCCGCAAGGAAGTCGTGATGACCTCTCGCAAAGGAAATGCGCGCAATGTCCTTATTGACGCGTCCCCGCTTTACAACACCATCAACGGCCAATTGATGGGCTCGCTTTGCGTGTACCTGGACTTCACCGAACTGCGTCGGGGCGAGGCCGCCATGCAGGCCCAGTCCAACCGCATGCGCGAAACGGCCCGGGAAGCCCAGGCCATCGCCGACAGCCTGGCTCGGGAAATCGAGGATCTGACCCAGCGTGTGAACATGGTCGAAAGCGGCGCCATGCAGCAAAAGGACCGCATCGGCGAGACCGCCTCGGCCATGGACGCCATGGCCGAAGCCGTGACGGAAGTGGCGCAAAACGCCGCCGTCGCCGATTCCCTGGCCGAAGCGGCCAAGGAAAAGGCGGAGACCGGGGCCGGGATGGTGGCCGGTGTGGTGGAGGCCATCCGCAACGTCAACCGGCTTGCCGACGAACTGCGGCGGGACATGGACGAGCTTGGCGGGCAGGCCGAGGGCATCGGCAAGATCATGGGCGTCATCGCCGACATCGCCGACCAGACCAATCTGCTGGCGCTCAATGCCGCCATCGAGGCGGCCCGGGCCGGGGACGCCGGCCGGGGGTTCGCCGTGGTGGCCGACGAGGTGCGGAAGCTGGCCGAAAAAACCATGACCGCCACCAAGGATGTGGCCGGGTTTATCACCACCATGCAGCAAAGCACGCGCAAGAACATCGAAAAGACCGAACAGACCAGCCTCGCCATTCAGGACGGTACGAAAAAAGCCAACGATTCAGGTGAAATGTTGCAGGAGATCGTGGGCATCGTGGTCAAAACGTCCGACCAGATCCGCTCCATGGCCACCGCCGCCGAGGAGCAGTCCGCCACATCCGAGGAGATTCGCCGGGCCACGGAGGAGATCAACCGCATCGCCATCGATACCCTGGAGGCCATGGCCGCCTCGGCCAAGGCCGTGGCCGAACTGGGCGGACAGGCGCGGAGCCTGGAGACCGTGGTTTCGGGCCTGGAATCCGGCAAGGAAGCCATCGCGGCCTAG
- a CDS encoding patatin-like phospholipase family protein — protein MVKRIVGWFLVFVCMVSLAGCGAARKRHPLIDPNAQELSVMGMRNVRDWGDALSPMLQKSLITGARQYAAWRKANNLGPEKDLYLLALSGGGADGAFGAGVLCGWTDKGDRPEFRVVTGVSTGALSAPFAFLGKKYDSVLRKLYTNIQTKDIFFLKSIWDIIRGDSVADTGPLKKLVETAVTPEMMAELAREHARGRRLFIATTNLDAQRNVVWDIGAIASSGNPNALELIHKVLIASASIPVAFPPVYIPVEKNGETFDEMHVDGGVISQFIVYDAYLLPKEIAEDTHAMAAYDALHKHVCIIVNNKLGPVSESVRPRLAPIALRSISTLIKSQAKGSLAYSYLLTKRDGMTLDYIVIPENFDSPNKEPFDPAAMRKTFDMGYALGKEGKGWQSLPPGYVE, from the coding sequence ATGGTCAAGCGCATCGTCGGCTGGTTTTTGGTTTTCGTCTGCATGGTTTCCCTGGCCGGTTGCGGTGCGGCGCGGAAACGGCATCCGCTTATCGACCCCAATGCCCAGGAATTGTCCGTCATGGGCATGCGCAACGTGCGGGATTGGGGGGATGCGCTTTCGCCCATGCTCCAGAAAAGCCTCATTACGGGGGCGCGCCAATACGCCGCCTGGCGCAAGGCCAACAACCTTGGCCCGGAAAAGGATTTGTACCTGCTGGCCCTGTCCGGCGGTGGTGCGGACGGCGCTTTTGGCGCGGGTGTGTTGTGCGGCTGGACGGACAAGGGGGACCGGCCCGAATTTCGTGTGGTGACGGGCGTCTCCACGGGAGCTTTGTCCGCGCCGTTCGCCTTTTTGGGCAAAAAATACGACTCGGTTTTGCGCAAGCTGTATACCAATATCCAAACCAAGGATATTTTCTTTCTCAAAAGCATCTGGGACATCATCCGGGGTGATTCGGTGGCGGATACCGGACCGCTCAAGAAATTGGTCGAAACCGCTGTCACGCCGGAAATGATGGCCGAACTGGCCCGGGAACATGCCCGGGGCCGCCGGCTTTTCATCGCCACTACCAACCTGGACGCCCAGCGCAACGTGGTCTGGGATATCGGGGCCATCGCCTCCTCGGGCAATCCCAATGCCCTCGAGTTGATCCACAAGGTCCTGATCGCCTCGGCTTCCATTCCGGTGGCCTTCCCGCCGGTGTATATCCCGGTGGAGAAAAACGGCGAAACCTTCGACGAAATGCACGTGGACGGCGGGGTGATTTCGCAGTTCATCGTCTACGACGCGTATCTGCTGCCCAAGGAGATCGCGGAGGATACCCATGCCATGGCGGCCTACGATGCGCTGCACAAGCATGTCTGCATCATCGTCAACAACAAGCTCGGCCCGGTCAGCGAATCCGTACGGCCGCGCCTTGCCCCCATCGCGTTGCGTTCCATTTCCACGTTGATCAAGTCCCAGGCCAAGGGCTCGCTTGCCTACAGCTATCTGCTGACCAAGCGTGACGGTATGACGCTTGATTACATCGTCATTCCGGAAAATTTCGACAGCCCCAACAAGGAGCCCTTCGACCCTGCGGCCATGCGCAAGACCTTCGACATGGGCTATGCCCTGGGCAAGGAAGGCAAGGGCTGGCAATCCCTGCCCCCGGGCTACGTGGAGTAG